The Nostoc sp. UHCC 0302 genome includes a window with the following:
- a CDS encoding Rrf2 family transcriptional regulator yields the protein MNCNISSTNLNSQNYPFHYLSPKIKYTLMALLELASHYEKKVPLAVREIISMQPIPERYLEHILLTLRCGGLVYSQRGPKGGFVLARNPEQITVREIITSLESESQHTEIFDAPTLERNLVYEICEQAEATFMQVLDSYTLQDLYQKKQAREQQNPMYYI from the coding sequence ATGAACTGTAATATTTCCAGTACAAACTTGAATAGCCAAAACTACCCTTTCCATTACCTGTCTCCCAAAATTAAATATACACTGATGGCACTTTTAGAATTGGCAAGCCACTACGAGAAAAAAGTTCCTCTGGCTGTGAGGGAGATTATTTCTATGCAACCTATACCTGAAAGATATCTGGAGCATATTTTGCTTACACTGCGGTGTGGTGGTCTGGTATACAGTCAACGTGGCCCAAAAGGAGGCTTTGTTTTAGCTCGCAATCCAGAGCAGATTACCGTCAGGGAAATTATCACCTCACTAGAAAGTGAGTCTCAACATACAGAAATCTTTGATGCTCCCACTTTAGAAAGAAATCTAGTTTACGAAATTTGCGAGCAAGCCGAAGCAACATTTATGCAGGTTTTAGACAGTTATACTCTCCAAGACTTATACCAAAAAAAACAGGCTCGTGAGCAGCAAAACCCCATGTATTATATCTAG